A stretch of DNA from Sugiyamaella lignohabitans strain CBS 10342 chromosome B, complete sequence:
ctccgccccagaccctggttgctcctgcttcgcaggagatggctgggaccgtcgggGAGCAGTCAGGGGcccccacgcaacgactcgagcgcagcaagaggagcagcggtgtctggggcgcagccccagccgtcggaggcaGGGTCCACGACCCCCTGCAGCGATCGGCGATGTATGCACGTCTATCTGGATTAAGGTCGCTCGATAGGGCCCGTGACAAATTCGGTATGAACAGGTCGGCGTCCGCTGGATGGGGGGTGGAAATGTTGTATCGCGTGTGTGAGTAATAGGGGGTCTGAATGTGAATGGGATAAGTACGAGTGTTGGTAATGGGCGGGTGACAGGTGGCATTGTGTGGAGCTGCGGCAGGGTCTAGACCTGGATGGCAGAGCGTTACTGTCATGTGAAAGTCCCAAAAAGATCGAGAATACGAGGAGAAGGGGTTTTCAGGAAGATCAGAGAACATTGTAGGTTATTGTTTGATGAGTGATGCCGTTTGGTTTATGGGCTCATTGCCGTGTGATTAACGTCGTAGTCGGCGGACAGACGGATATCGGggacaaaaaaataaagttTAGTATCTAATCTAACTTAGACAATGCACGAAAATGCAATTTTAAATGTAATAACCACCCTAGTGGCTCGAGAAATGCATTGATAAGTACCGATGGGTAGTATTAGGTACAGATCAGTCCACTCAAAGGATCCGCTTATGTCAGCAACAGCGACGCTGGGTGTGCATATGTTCCTAAAGGGCCGATGTTAATTTCGGATACAACATGCGAAACATTACGCACCTTAAATCGACATTATCACACGGCTTTTAGTAAGATAGGACGGTGCATCTTAGACACACGCACCAGCTTGACAGAAGATCGTCTTGCACGTCAATCAATCTCCTATATTAGGTAGATCTTAACAGGACCAGGAGTCGAATATTTACGAACTCGACAACCTCTGGGTCTGGATTTTTTCGTATCTGAGGTTCGAATCTTTGTGACTTGATCTTTATTCATTAGATCTGGTCGTTTttattgctgctcttcTGCAAATTCATTTGTCAAGGGCAGATATTTTGGATCTTACTTCTCTCATTTCACCGACTGAACGAACTGGTATTGGTAGCTGGTTTATTAGTTGTGGTTTTATTAGAGGTTGTTTGATAATTGGTGTTTTGAAGAATACTACTTCTGGAGTTTCATAACTGGTATTTTCAGATTGTAAAGGTGGGACTCATCTTGTTCTTATTGCTATTAGCGAGCGAGACAGAAGAGGATTTAGGACTGGCACGAACTGGCACGAACTTGCAGGGACTGGGTTGAACTGGCACGAATTGACTGTTGGTGTATTTGAGTCTGGCTAAAGTTGGTTGCTGGTTCTTCGATACAAACTATTATTTCCCGTGATATCTAGTGAAAAGTTAGAGTTTGGTTTTTTGGACGGTACCAATTTAAGATGGATCCGATATCGAGATTCACTCCGGCGTTGTCGGCAGCTCAGATGATACCAGGAACAGGACCTATTATTCCGACTGGAAGAAGTTCGACTACTGTTACTCCACCAGCAGACACAAGTTCAGATACTGCGACAGCTCCTAAAAAGAGATCAGTGATTTCCTTGGCTTGTAGTACTTGTCGTAAAAGAAAAACGAAATGTGATGGCAGGAAACCGGCTTGTAGCCAGTGTTTGAATACAGGACGACCTAATGAATGTGTTTATGATGTCAACGCCGATAGAAGGAGGTCGTGGCATTCTCGTCAGAATAAAGTGCTCATGGAAAAGctatcagcagctgaagcCTTGATAAAGAGGATCAGAAATGGTGGTAAGGACTGTGAAGACGCTATTCGCGAGATCCAGTCTGGATCGGCTGCTGGTCTTACTAATGGCATTAGTATTGATGTTTCTGTGAAAACTGAAAGTATATCAGGAGCCGATACTACATATGGCAAAGCATCAAGTATTGCAAATACTAGCGAGTCTAATGACGGTCCCGACAATAATTGGAAAGAAGACAACGACCTAACGCTAGATGAGGAGGGACAGGTTCATTTCTTTGGAGGAACATCTAATCTGCCAGAAATCAAACAGTCTCTAACAGTTTCGGGACGAACGCATTATAAAAAGTCGGCTCTTCAGAGTTTATTGAACGAAGAAGAGCCGAGGCAGTTTCAAGATCAACGGCTCTTACAATACAAAAATGGACCAACTGATAGCCAGAGTCAGGGAATGTCTTTATCGGCAACATCACCTGTCATGTCAACCTCACCTACTGCTCAGAGTGGCACTAATTTATCCAATACCCCATCATCTACCTCGAGCGACAATAACTACCATTCATTGCCACCTTTGTCTGGTCCTTTTTATACTGCACACAATGTAGATATTCCAACGCCGATAGTACACCATCTTTTGGACCTGTATTTCTGCTGGCAGCATTCctattataatatttttaacGCCGAGCTCTTTTTGCGCGACTTACAAACTGGAGGGAAATTCTACTCCAAGTTCCTTCTTAACGCGGTACTGGCTCATGCTTCACAACTCAGCAATGTGCAACTACTAAGATCAGATCCATCAGATCCCAGTACTGCTGGATATATGTTTTTCAACGAAGCCAGGTCACAGATTGAACAAGAGCTGCTCAAGCGGTCTGTCACCACGATACAAGGGCTCTTATTACTAGCCAGTCGCGAAGCAGGCATAGGACGAGACACTGTAGGATGGGTGTATTCAGGTATGGCATTCCGAATGGCAGTGGACTTGGGCCTGCATCTGGATTGCAAGAGTCTCTGTGAATGTGGGTTCCTAACTCATGACGATTATATAGTACGGAACGCTACATTCTGGGgctgttatttatttgaccAGGGATGGAGTACGTACATGGGTCGTCCCTCGGTTATCCACTTGTCTGATGTGACGGTCAGTCGGCCAGAATTTATAGTCAACGAGCAACCCACTGAATGGCGACCAGTCTTCAACAGTCCCACAAACCTTCCGATAGGTAGAAGAATTGTTGGCTCGCCCGTACCGTTCTACCCTCAAAACACACTGACCAGTATTTTACGGCT
This window harbors:
- the CHA4 gene encoding Cha4p (DNA binding transcriptional activator; mediates serine/threonine activation of the catabolic L-serine (L-threonine) deaminase (CHA1); Zinc-finger protein with Zn[2]-Cys[6] fungal-type binuclear cluster domain; GO_component: GO:0005634 - nucleus [Evidence IEA,IEA,IEA]; GO_component: GO:0005634 - nucleus [Evidence IPI] [PMID 8889513]; GO_function: GO:0003677 - DNA binding [Evidence IEA,IEA]; GO_function: GO:0046872 - metal ion binding [Evidence IEA]; GO_function: GO:0043565 - sequence-specific DNA binding [Evidence IDA] [PMID 19111667]; GO_function: GO:0043565 - sequence-specific DNA binding [Evidence IDA] [PMID 19158363]; GO_function: GO:0000981 - sequence-specific DNA binding RNA polymerase II transcription factor activity [Evidence IEA]; GO_function: GO:0003700 - sequence-specific DNA binding transcription factor activity [Evidence IDA,IPI,ISS] [PMID 8889513]; GO_function: GO:0008270 - zinc ion binding [Evidence IEA]; GO_process: GO:0009063 - cellular amino acid catabolic process [Evidence IGI,IMP] [PMID 8889513]; GO_process: GO:0045893 - positive regulation of transcription, DNA-templated [Evidence IMP] [PMID 8889513]; GO_process: GO:0006357 - regulation of transcription from RNA polymerase II promoter [Evidence IEA]; GO_process: GO:0006355 - regulation of transcription, DNA-templated [Evidence IEA,IEA]; GO_process: GO:0006366 - transcription from RNA polymerase II promoter [Evidence IEA]; GO_process: GO:0006351 - transcription, DNA-templated [Evidence IEA,IEA]), with product MDPISRFTPALSAAQMIPGTGPIIPTGRSSTTVTPPADTSSDTATAPKKRSVISLACSTCRKRKTKCDGRKPACSQCLNTGRPNECVYDVNADRRRSWHSRQNKVLMEKLSAAEALIKRIRNGGKDCEDAIREIQSGSAAGLTNGISIDVSVKTESISGADTTYGKASSIANTSESNDGPDNNWKEDNDLTLDEEGQVHFFGGTSNLPEIKQSLTVSGRTHYKKSALQSLLNEEEPRQFQDQRLLQYKNGPTDSQSQGMSLSATSPVMSTSPTAQSGTNLSNTPSSTSSDNNYHSLPPLSGPFYTAHNVDIPTPIVHHLLDLYFCWQHSYYNIFNAELFLRDLQTGGKFYSKFLLNAVLAHASQLSNVQLLRSDPSDPSTAGYMFFNEARSQIEQELLKRSVTTIQGLLLLASREAGIGRDTVGWVYSGMAFRMAVDLGLHLDCKSLCECGFLTHDDYIVRNATFWGCYLFDQGWSTYMGRPSVIHLSDVTVSRPEFIVNEQPTEWRPVFNSPTNLPIGRRIVGSPVPFYPQNTLTSILRLSEVIEDIQKSLYSPKRSLKRDGSFKIEEKVKEIFHKLASWEENLPIEMKRGPGSEHPSVLLVYTLYYATKIFLFRPFVQVKESQSAPGPNHGAALEQCLDAAANIVARLKQFKARYTLRLATNMSVYISFTAATISLSKPGDDALAIQLNECLEFLKEIGESWTSANTVGEGIKARLTATSQQAGHQTDATDQLLFPTFAIGTPNFLEAVDLLNYDNVPEFEFLMSNNV